From Paraburkholderia fungorum, the proteins below share one genomic window:
- a CDS encoding NAD(P)/FAD-dependent oxidoreductase, with amino-acid sequence MPDNNVNRSISSVLESLEGALRRGDTAAAIELFQPECYWRDLVAFTWNIKTMEGREQIAAMLDAQLGAIKPSKLKLAEESEPQADANGVTQGWITFETEAARGSGFIRLKDGLIWTLLTTMAELKGHEEPKGPKRPMGAEHGARPDRTSWKENREAELEALGSSTQPYCLIVGGGQGGIGLGARLRQLGVPTVIIDKNERPGDAWRKRYKTLCLHDPVWYDHMPYLPFPDNWPVFTPKDKIGDWLEMYTKVMELNYWGATTCKSARYDEAKGEWVVQVEREGRDITLRPKQLVLATGMSGKPNVPSFKGMDVFKGEQHHSSKHPGPDSYRGKKVVVIGANNSSHDICAALWEAGVDVTMVQRSSTHIVKSDSLMELALGDLYSERAVASGMTTSKADLTFASIPYAILHQFQIPVFNAIRERDADFYDRLEKSGFMLDFGDDDSGLFMKYLRRGSGYYIDVGASELVASGKIKLKSGVDVVELKEHSVLLSDGTELDADVVVYATGYGSMNGWAADLISREVADKVGKVWGLGSNTTKDPGPWEGEQRNMWKPTQQTALWFHGGNLHQSRHYSQYLSLQLKARMEGIATPVFGLQEVHHVS; translated from the coding sequence ATGCCTGATAACAACGTCAACCGATCAATCTCCAGTGTTCTGGAATCCCTTGAAGGCGCTTTGCGACGGGGCGATACCGCCGCCGCTATCGAGTTATTCCAGCCCGAATGCTATTGGCGCGATCTGGTCGCATTCACCTGGAACATCAAGACCATGGAAGGCCGCGAACAGATTGCCGCGATGCTGGATGCGCAGCTCGGCGCGATCAAACCGTCGAAGCTGAAACTCGCGGAAGAGAGCGAGCCGCAGGCCGATGCGAATGGCGTGACGCAAGGCTGGATCACTTTCGAAACCGAAGCCGCACGCGGTAGCGGATTCATTCGCCTGAAGGACGGCCTGATCTGGACGCTGCTCACGACCATGGCCGAACTCAAGGGCCACGAAGAGCCGAAAGGCCCGAAGCGGCCGATGGGGGCCGAGCACGGCGCCCGCCCCGATCGCACGAGTTGGAAAGAGAATCGCGAAGCCGAACTTGAAGCTCTAGGAAGTTCGACGCAACCGTATTGCCTGATCGTCGGCGGCGGGCAGGGCGGTATCGGGCTAGGTGCGCGGCTTCGGCAGCTTGGCGTGCCGACAGTGATCATCGATAAGAACGAACGGCCCGGCGACGCGTGGCGCAAGCGCTACAAGACGCTGTGTCTGCATGATCCGGTCTGGTACGACCATATGCCTTATCTGCCGTTTCCGGACAACTGGCCGGTGTTCACGCCGAAGGACAAGATCGGCGACTGGCTGGAGATGTACACGAAAGTGATGGAGTTGAACTACTGGGGCGCGACGACCTGCAAGTCCGCGCGCTATGACGAAGCAAAGGGCGAATGGGTCGTGCAGGTCGAGCGCGAAGGGCGCGACATTACGTTGCGGCCCAAACAGCTGGTGCTTGCCACCGGCATGTCGGGCAAACCGAATGTGCCCAGCTTCAAGGGAATGGACGTGTTCAAGGGCGAGCAGCATCACTCGTCGAAGCATCCTGGGCCGGACTCGTATCGCGGCAAGAAAGTGGTCGTGATCGGCGCGAACAATTCGTCGCATGACATTTGTGCCGCGCTGTGGGAAGCCGGTGTCGACGTGACGATGGTGCAGCGCTCGTCCACCCATATCGTCAAGTCGGATTCGCTGATGGAACTCGCGTTAGGCGATCTCTATTCCGAGCGCGCAGTGGCGTCCGGCATGACGACGTCGAAAGCCGATCTGACTTTTGCATCGATTCCGTACGCGATACTTCATCAGTTCCAGATTCCGGTTTTCAACGCGATCAGGGAACGTGACGCCGATTTCTACGACCGGCTCGAAAAAAGCGGCTTCATGCTCGATTTCGGCGATGACGATTCCGGTCTCTTCATGAAGTATCTGCGGCGCGGTTCGGGCTATTACATCGATGTGGGTGCATCCGAACTGGTCGCGAGCGGCAAGATCAAGCTGAAAAGCGGTGTGGATGTCGTGGAATTGAAAGAGCACTCGGTGTTGCTGAGCGACGGCACCGAACTCGATGCGGACGTGGTCGTCTATGCCACGGGATATGGCTCGATGAACGGCTGGGCCGCCGATCTCATTTCACGCGAGGTCGCCGACAAGGTGGGCAAGGTTTGGGGGCTCGGGTCGAATACGACGAAAGACCCGGGGCCATGGGAAGGCGAGCAACGCAATATGTGGAAGCCGACGCAGCAGACGGCGCTCTGGTTTCACGGCGGCAATCTGCATCAGTCGCGCCACTATTCGCAGTACCTGTCGTTGCAGTTGAAGGCGCGGATGGAAGGAATTGCAACCCCTGTGTTCGGCTTGCAGGAGGTCCATCACGTGTCATAG
- a CDS encoding helicase, with protein sequence MSWFIYEVPEYNEDGARIEPFSDLRSRVLKVSGQAMADELESVRENAAKTAETPARPLRSADNPHVFPIPYADSMILVGFIFELKRELRQLVVSPVEMPWLKDA encoded by the coding sequence ATGTCCTGGTTCATTTATGAAGTGCCCGAATACAACGAAGACGGGGCGCGCATCGAACCGTTTAGCGACCTGCGTAGCCGCGTCCTGAAGGTTAGTGGGCAGGCTATGGCAGACGAGCTGGAAAGCGTCCGCGAAAACGCCGCCAAGACGGCGGAAACCCCCGCACGCCCGTTGCGTTCCGCGGATAATCCGCATGTGTTCCCGATCCCTTACGCCGACTCGATGATCCTCGTCGGATTCATCTTCGAGTTGAAGCGGGAACTGCGGCAGCTGGTGGTGTCGCCGGTTGAAATGCCCTGGTTGAAAGACGCGTAA
- a CDS encoding sigma-54-dependent Fis family transcriptional regulator, whose amino-acid sequence MPYVPSTRHIDRVCNVIEGRTVRPGADGKRLASSYRRSLEQYHLDPGATIGPRILTVPELRDVQHREETFLRASGQCLSRLHEMVREADYCVMLTDAQGVTIDYRVDRDRRQEFKRAGLYLGSCWSESEEGTCGVATVLLDAEPITVHRTDHFRAAFTTLTCSASPILGLHGELLGVLDASAVRSPDERESQRLVNHIVRQSALLIEDAFFLSAATDCWVLLAHRNRHYVEAQPEILIAVDACGNVVAANRRARECVPALNQLPCQVAALFDVPSERLFDTRASRGIVSLRLNDTGSPLYARIRPPVARMQVRTTTAQTPRENAATTQATSARSALSDSDVLERNRIVAALGEAKWRTDQAATALGISRATLYRRIARLGIVPPHKC is encoded by the coding sequence ATGCCGTATGTTCCGTCCACCCGACATATCGACCGCGTATGCAACGTCATCGAAGGGCGGACGGTGCGTCCCGGCGCGGATGGCAAACGGCTGGCGTCGTCGTACCGGCGCTCGCTCGAGCAATACCACCTCGACCCTGGCGCGACCATTGGTCCACGCATTCTCACCGTCCCTGAATTGCGCGATGTGCAGCATCGCGAAGAAACGTTTTTGCGCGCGTCCGGGCAGTGTCTGTCGCGCTTGCATGAAATGGTGCGAGAAGCCGATTACTGCGTGATGCTGACCGACGCGCAAGGCGTGACCATCGACTACCGCGTCGACCGCGACCGTCGCCAGGAATTCAAGCGCGCGGGTCTTTATCTCGGGTCGTGCTGGTCGGAAAGCGAAGAGGGCACCTGTGGCGTTGCAACGGTGCTGCTCGACGCCGAGCCGATCACTGTTCACCGGACCGATCACTTTCGCGCGGCATTCACTACGCTCACTTGCAGCGCGTCGCCGATCCTGGGCCTGCATGGCGAACTGCTCGGCGTACTGGATGCGTCTGCGGTGCGCTCGCCCGACGAGCGCGAGAGCCAACGGCTCGTCAACCATATCGTGCGGCAAAGCGCATTGCTGATCGAGGACGCTTTCTTTCTGAGTGCCGCAACCGATTGCTGGGTACTCCTCGCGCATCGCAACCGGCACTATGTCGAGGCTCAGCCAGAAATTCTCATTGCCGTCGATGCCTGCGGCAACGTAGTGGCGGCGAACCGTCGCGCGCGTGAATGCGTGCCGGCACTGAACCAGTTGCCCTGTCAGGTGGCGGCGCTTTTCGATGTTCCGTCGGAGCGTTTATTCGACACAAGGGCAAGCCGTGGAATTGTTTCGCTCAGGCTGAACGACACGGGTTCGCCTCTCTATGCACGCATACGTCCGCCGGTTGCGCGCATGCAGGTTCGTACCACAACCGCACAAACGCCTCGCGAAAACGCTGCGACAACGCAGGCGACATCCGCCAGGTCGGCGCTGTCGGACAGCGATGTACTCGAACGCAATCGCATCGTAGCCGCGTTGGGCGAAGCGAAATGGCGCACAGACCAGGCTGCAACGGCACTCGGCATTTCGCGCGCGACGTTGTACCGGCGTATTGCCAGATTGGGCATTGTGCCGCCGCATAAGTGTTAG
- a CDS encoding quinone oxidoreductase family protein: MKAAVVESMGERPIYGEFDEPAVIEGHCLINVSASALSHVTRARASGAHYSSAQSYPFVAGVDGTGRLENGQRVYFFKPRAPFGAMAERTLVPQAQCIALPDSLEDVTAAALAIPGMSSWAALVERAGFVAGETVLINGATGTSGRLAVQIAKHLGAAHIIVTGRNAAALESLTLAGADITISLEQSKDKLIEAFEAQFHRGVDVVLDYLWGTSAESLLFAAARAAADDYHVRFVQIGAISGPDIKLPAAILRSKAITLLGSGIGSIPLMRLFDTMKKVFDAAVPAGLQVATQAFPLAELSAHWENADSLYRTVFIP, encoded by the coding sequence ATGAAAGCAGCTGTTGTCGAAAGCATGGGCGAGCGCCCGATTTATGGCGAGTTCGATGAGCCAGCCGTCATCGAAGGGCATTGTCTGATCAATGTCAGCGCGTCCGCGCTCAGTCACGTCACGCGCGCAAGAGCATCGGGTGCGCATTATTCGTCGGCGCAGAGCTATCCGTTCGTCGCCGGTGTCGACGGTACGGGGCGCCTGGAAAACGGCCAGCGTGTGTACTTCTTCAAGCCACGAGCGCCATTCGGCGCGATGGCCGAACGAACTCTCGTGCCGCAAGCGCAGTGCATCGCGCTTCCCGATTCACTGGAAGACGTTACCGCAGCCGCGCTCGCCATTCCTGGCATGTCGTCGTGGGCTGCGCTCGTCGAGCGGGCCGGGTTCGTCGCGGGTGAAACCGTGTTGATTAACGGTGCAACCGGCACTTCGGGGCGACTCGCGGTTCAGATCGCAAAACACCTGGGCGCAGCGCACATTATCGTGACGGGCCGCAATGCAGCCGCGCTCGAATCGCTGACACTCGCCGGTGCCGACATCACGATTTCGCTGGAGCAGAGCAAGGACAAGCTGATCGAAGCCTTCGAAGCGCAATTTCACCGAGGCGTCGACGTGGTACTGGATTATCTATGGGGAACGAGCGCCGAGTCGCTGCTATTCGCCGCCGCTCGCGCAGCGGCGGATGACTACCATGTCCGCTTCGTGCAGATCGGCGCCATCAGCGGACCGGACATCAAGCTGCCCGCCGCCATACTTCGTTCGAAAGCCATTACGCTGCTGGGCAGCGGCATCGGCAGCATTCCGTTGATGCGCCTCTTCGACACGATGAAAAAAGTATTCGATGCAGCCGTCCCTGCAGGATTGCAGGTGGCGACGCAAGCCTTCCCGCTCGCGGAACTGAGTGCGCATTGGGAGAACGCCGATAGTCTTTATCGGACCGTTTTCATTCCGTAA
- a CDS encoding AraC family transcriptional regulator translates to MSNPLIRPDLVTSSEGPFLAAAELTQSEARATLSHSHPRGQLMGALSGLVSVGLDRQHWVVPAIHAIWIPPHFVHSVRSYGPFSGWSVFIAEHRCEQLPREPRAIRATPLLREAVRRVATWPGIELDSSQTRIAEVIVDELAASRAESLDLPSPEDPRLVRITDALASDLSDNRRLEEWAAWAGLAPRTLSRRFVAETGLSFAQWRQQARLLRALERVADGIPVTTIALELGYDNVSAFIDMFRRAMGTTPGRYLAQESQAEGRG, encoded by the coding sequence ATGTCCAATCCTTTGATTCGCCCCGACCTCGTGACCTCTTCGGAAGGTCCCTTTCTCGCTGCGGCTGAACTGACGCAGAGCGAGGCCCGCGCGACGTTGTCGCATAGCCATCCGCGCGGCCAGTTGATGGGCGCGTTGAGCGGCCTCGTATCGGTCGGACTCGACAGGCAGCACTGGGTTGTCCCCGCCATCCACGCGATCTGGATTCCTCCGCATTTCGTCCATTCGGTGCGCTCTTATGGGCCTTTTTCGGGGTGGAGCGTGTTCATCGCCGAGCATCGGTGCGAGCAGTTGCCGCGAGAGCCTCGCGCGATCAGAGCGACGCCGCTGCTGCGCGAAGCGGTCCGGCGCGTCGCGACATGGCCGGGCATCGAACTCGATTCATCGCAGACGCGTATCGCCGAAGTCATCGTCGATGAACTCGCGGCGTCGCGCGCTGAATCGTTGGACCTGCCGAGTCCTGAAGATCCGCGGCTGGTCCGTATCACCGACGCACTTGCCAGCGATCTCTCCGATAACCGCCGGCTCGAAGAATGGGCCGCGTGGGCGGGACTCGCGCCGCGTACGCTGAGCCGCCGCTTTGTCGCGGAGACTGGCTTGAGCTTTGCGCAATGGCGGCAGCAGGCGCGACTGCTTCGCGCTTTGGAAAGAGTGGCGGATGGCATACCGGTCACGACCATTGCGCTGGAACTGGGGTATGACAACGTCAGCGCGTTTATCGACATGTTTCGCCGCGCGATGGGTACGACGCCGGGCCGCTATCTGGCGCAGGAATCGCAAGCTGAAGGGCGCGGCTGA